In bacterium YEK0313, one genomic interval encodes:
- the mmsA_1 gene encoding Methylmalonate-semialdehyde dehydrogenase [acylating], translated as MRNYGHFIGGKHVAGQSGRTADVFQPLDGSVFGKVALATKAEVRAAVENAKAAQPAWAATNPQRRARVLMKFLELCARDNEKMADLLAREHGKTVADAKGDIQRGLEVIEFSIGAPQMMKGEYTEGAGPGIDIYSMRQPLGVVAGITPFNFPAMIPLWKAGPAIAAGNAFVLKPSERDPGVPLMLAELFLEAGLPPGIFNVVNGDKEAVDAVLDDPDIKAVGFVGSTSIAEYVYSRGCASGKRVQCFGGAKNHMIIMPDADLDQAADALIGAGYGSAGERCMAISVAVPVGEDTANRLMERLVPRVESLKIGPSTSADADFGPLVTAQALERVKGYVDIGVKEGAKLVVDGRGFKMQGYENGFYMGGCLFDNVTKDMRIYREEIFGPVLSVVRAKTYGEALSLANDHEYGNGVAIYTRDGDAARDFAAKVEVGMVGVNVPIPVPLAYYTFGGWKRSAFGDLNQHGPDAFRFYTKTKTVTSRWPSGIKDGASFVIPTMG; from the coding sequence ATGCGCAATTACGGTCATTTCATCGGCGGCAAGCATGTCGCCGGCCAGTCGGGCCGCACCGCCGATGTGTTCCAGCCGCTCGACGGCTCGGTGTTCGGCAAGGTTGCGCTCGCCACCAAGGCCGAGGTCCGCGCCGCGGTCGAGAACGCCAAGGCCGCCCAGCCGGCCTGGGCCGCGACCAATCCGCAGCGCCGCGCCCGCGTGCTCATGAAGTTCCTGGAGCTCTGCGCCCGCGACAACGAGAAGATGGCCGATCTGCTCGCCCGCGAGCACGGCAAGACGGTCGCCGACGCCAAGGGCGACATCCAGCGCGGCCTCGAAGTGATCGAGTTCTCGATCGGCGCGCCGCAGATGATGAAGGGTGAATATACCGAAGGCGCCGGCCCCGGCATCGACATCTATTCGATGCGCCAGCCGCTCGGCGTGGTCGCCGGCATCACTCCGTTCAACTTCCCGGCCATGATCCCGCTGTGGAAGGCCGGCCCGGCGATCGCCGCCGGCAACGCCTTCGTGCTGAAGCCCTCCGAGCGCGATCCCGGCGTGCCGCTGATGCTGGCCGAGTTGTTCCTCGAGGCCGGCCTGCCGCCGGGCATCTTCAACGTCGTCAACGGCGACAAGGAAGCGGTCGACGCCGTGCTCGACGATCCCGACATCAAGGCGGTCGGCTTTGTCGGTTCCACCTCGATCGCCGAATATGTCTATTCGCGCGGCTGCGCCAGCGGCAAGCGCGTGCAGTGCTTCGGCGGCGCCAAGAACCACATGATCATCATGCCCGACGCCGATCTCGACCAGGCGGCGGACGCCCTGATCGGAGCCGGCTACGGTTCCGCCGGCGAGCGCTGCATGGCGATCTCGGTGGCCGTACCGGTCGGCGAGGACACCGCCAACCGGCTGATGGAGCGGCTGGTGCCGCGCGTCGAAAGCCTGAAGATCGGCCCCTCGACCTCGGCCGATGCCGATTTCGGCCCGCTCGTCACGGCCCAGGCCCTGGAGCGCGTGAAGGGCTACGTCGATATCGGCGTCAAGGAAGGCGCGAAGCTCGTCGTCGACGGCCGCGGCTTCAAGATGCAGGGCTACGAGAACGGCTTCTACATGGGTGGCTGCCTGTTCGACAACGTCACCAAGGACATGCGGATCTATCGCGAGGAGATCTTCGGCCCGGTCCTCTCGGTGGTGCGCGCCAAGACCTACGGCGAAGCCCTGTCGCTCGCCAACGACCATGAATACGGCAACGGCGTCGCCATCTATACCCGCGACGGCGATGCCGCCCGCGATTTCGCCGCCAAGGTCGAAGTCGGCATGGTCGGCGTCAACGTGCCGATCCCGGTGCCGCTGGCCTATTACACCTTCGGCGGCTGGAAGCGCTCGGCCTTCGGCGACCTCAACCAGCACGGTCCGGACGCGTTCCGCTTCTATACCAAGACCAAGACGGTCACCTCACGCTGGCCCTCGGGCATCAAGGACGGGGCGAGCTTCGTCATCCCGACCATGGGCTGA
- a CDS encoding Tripartite tricarboxylate transporter family receptor encodes MTKQSWTCAEGVTRRSVVVGLLALPAAGPAAAEDYPGSRPIRVVVPFAAGGGTDAITRIVAEYVAKGWGAAVVIENKPGGGTMIGAQAVGTAPADGYSVLAVSNSFLVSPLLAERAPYDSGRDFTAVALMASSPHVLVVNPAVPARTLSELTAWAKAHAATAGFASFGRGASNHLGFEVLKRRLGLEIVHVPYNGSAPAMKDLIGGHVPMMLGDLQNVREQITAGTLRAIAVANETRLASLPDVPTVAEAGIAGFTSKSWFGLVMRAGTPGPIVTKWNAAVLAALADAEVRARLEPHGVTLGDMSAPEFGAFLARETDNAANTIRLAGLK; translated from the coding sequence ATGACCAAGCAGTCCTGGACTTGCGCAGAGGGTGTGACCCGCAGATCGGTGGTCGTCGGCCTGCTGGCGCTCCCAGCCGCGGGGCCGGCCGCCGCCGAGGACTATCCCGGCAGCCGGCCGATCCGGGTGGTGGTGCCCTTCGCCGCCGGCGGCGGCACCGACGCGATCACCCGGATCGTCGCCGAATATGTCGCCAAAGGCTGGGGCGCGGCCGTCGTCATCGAGAACAAGCCCGGCGGTGGCACGATGATCGGCGCGCAGGCCGTCGGTACGGCTCCCGCCGACGGCTATTCGGTGCTCGCCGTCTCCAACAGCTTTCTGGTCTCGCCGCTGCTGGCCGAGCGCGCGCCCTATGACAGCGGCCGGGACTTCACCGCGGTCGCGCTGATGGCCTCGAGCCCGCATGTTCTGGTGGTCAATCCGGCCGTGCCCGCCCGCACGCTCAGCGAGCTGACGGCCTGGGCCAAGGCCCATGCGGCGACGGCGGGCTTTGCCTCGTTCGGCCGTGGCGCGTCGAACCATCTCGGCTTCGAGGTGCTGAAGCGCCGCCTTGGCCTCGAGATCGTGCATGTTCCCTATAATGGCAGCGCGCCGGCGATGAAGGACCTGATCGGTGGTCATGTGCCGATGATGCTCGGCGACCTGCAGAACGTGCGCGAGCAGATCACCGCCGGCACGCTGCGCGCCATCGCCGTCGCCAACGAGACACGGCTCGCCTCGCTCCCGGACGTGCCGACGGTCGCGGAGGCCGGCATAGCCGGTTTTACCTCGAAGTCCTGGTTCGGCCTGGTGATGCGTGCCGGCACGCCCGGCCCGATCGTGACCAAGTGGAACGCCGCGGTGCTCGCCGCGCTGGCCGATGCCGAGGTGCGCGCGCGGCTGGAGCCGCATGGCGTGACGCTCGGCGACATGTCGGCCCCCGAATTCGGGGCCTTCCTGGCTCGCGAAACCGACAATGCGGCGAATACGATCCGCCTCGCCGGCCTGAAATAG
- a CDS encoding hypothetical protein (MlrC C-terminus), with translation MRIACGGFLHETNTFVPEPTGWASFNQDGAWPGFTRGDSIPAKFAPFNVAITGFMDVAIASGHTIVPLSWSFAQPSGRVADSVFERAASYLLADIADSAPDAVFLELHGAMTTETIEDAEGELLHRVRRLVGPDMPVVASLDLHANVTRRMVDNASFMSAYRTYPHIDWLQTGQRVARWLDAVRSWGPRPARAFRQLPFLIPIASGCSMIEPMKGLYALLEEIEAETGVHLSLCPGFPSADIFDMGATVMGYGGDQPAVDAAVDRLTKAVLRAEAAFLEHLAKPQDEALDIAFRRARTASRPVIIADTQDNPGAGGASATTGFLKALVARKAENTLAALFHEPAIALAAREAGVGGHVTVTFGANGTGPGEEPFEVKAEVKAVSDGRFTGTGPMVGGQPIQMGPSAWLRIGGIDVVVCSVRQQPHCIAVATHLGIDITGYKVVVLKSSVHFRGDWQPYADSVVVGASPGAALDDTGIIPYQHLRPDVRRRPMANA, from the coding sequence ATGCGCATCGCCTGCGGCGGCTTTCTGCACGAGACCAACACCTTCGTCCCGGAACCGACCGGCTGGGCGAGCTTCAACCAGGACGGCGCCTGGCCCGGCTTCACGCGCGGCGACAGCATTCCGGCCAAATTCGCCCCCTTCAACGTCGCCATTACCGGCTTCATGGACGTGGCGATCGCCAGCGGCCACACGATCGTGCCGCTCTCCTGGTCCTTCGCCCAGCCGTCCGGACGCGTCGCCGACAGCGTCTTCGAACGCGCCGCCTCCTATCTGCTCGCCGACATTGCCGACAGCGCGCCAGATGCGGTGTTCCTGGAACTGCACGGCGCCATGACCACCGAGACGATCGAGGATGCCGAAGGCGAGCTGCTGCACCGCGTGCGCCGTCTCGTCGGCCCCGACATGCCGGTGGTCGCCTCCCTCGACCTGCATGCCAACGTCACCCGGCGCATGGTCGACAATGCCAGCTTCATGTCGGCCTATCGCACCTATCCGCATATCGACTGGCTGCAGACCGGCCAGCGCGTCGCCCGCTGGCTCGACGCCGTCAGGTCGTGGGGGCCGCGGCCGGCCCGCGCCTTCCGCCAGTTGCCCTTCCTCATCCCGATCGCCTCCGGCTGCTCGATGATCGAGCCGATGAAAGGGCTCTATGCGCTGCTCGAGGAGATCGAGGCGGAAACCGGCGTGCACCTGTCGCTCTGCCCGGGCTTCCCCTCGGCCGACATCTTCGACATGGGCGCGACCGTCATGGGCTATGGCGGCGACCAGCCGGCCGTGGACGCCGCGGTCGACCGGCTGACCAAGGCCGTGCTGCGCGCGGAAGCCGCCTTCCTCGAACATCTCGCCAAGCCCCAGGACGAGGCGCTCGACATCGCCTTCAGGCGCGCCCGCACGGCCTCGCGGCCGGTCATCATCGCCGACACTCAGGACAATCCCGGCGCCGGCGGTGCCTCGGCGACCACCGGCTTCCTGAAGGCGCTGGTCGCCCGCAAGGCGGAGAACACGCTGGCCGCGCTGTTCCACGAGCCGGCCATCGCGCTCGCCGCGCGCGAAGCCGGCGTCGGCGGCCATGTCACCGTCACCTTCGGGGCGAACGGCACGGGACCGGGCGAGGAGCCGTTCGAGGTCAAGGCCGAAGTGAAGGCCGTTTCCGACGGCCGCTTCACCGGCACCGGCCCGATGGTCGGCGGCCAGCCGATCCAGATGGGTCCCTCGGCCTGGCTCCGGATCGGCGGCATCGACGTCGTCGTCTGCTCGGTGCGCCAGCAGCCGCACTGCATCGCGGTCGCGACCCATCTCGGCATCGACATTACCGGCTACAAGGTGGTCGTGCTGAAGAGCTCGGTGCATTTCCGCGGCGACTGGCAGCCCTATGCCGACAGCGTCGTGGTCGGCGCCTCGCCCGGCGCGGCGCTCGATGATACCGGCATCATTCCCTACCAGCACCTGCGCCCCGACGTGCGGCGCCGGCCGATGGCCAACGCCTGA
- the panE_1 gene encoding 2-dehydropantoate 2-reductase, whose protein sequence is MKVCIYGAGAVGGHLAARLIAKGDAEVSVVARGAHLAAIRDKGLFLETGGEVIGGKPAAATDDPAELPPQDLVVLTLKAPALPGIARPLKALLAPSAAALFFTNGIPWWWRYGIDDGGSLPLLDPEGLLWRELGPECVLGGVVYSSNALKEPGVVTHFASNKWIIGDPTGDRSPRGEAASELLEAAGLNAPVSEDIRRDMWEKLFRNVGGNPLSALTRIPTSDWGTAPGIGEVSRGMIAETVEVARALGWDLGEETDIDAIANPAPGRTGGRSSMLQDVEAGRPMEVEAIVGQVQAFAREAGVATPTIDVILPLMRGLDAAIRSRRDG, encoded by the coding sequence ATGAAAGTCTGCATCTATGGCGCCGGAGCGGTCGGCGGCCATCTTGCCGCTCGACTGATCGCCAAGGGTGATGCCGAAGTCTCGGTGGTGGCGCGGGGCGCCCATCTCGCCGCCATCAGGGACAAGGGCCTGTTCCTGGAGACCGGCGGCGAGGTGATCGGCGGCAAGCCGGCCGCGGCGACCGACGATCCGGCCGAACTGCCGCCGCAGGATCTCGTCGTGCTGACGCTGAAGGCGCCGGCCCTGCCCGGCATCGCCAGGCCGCTGAAGGCGCTGCTCGCGCCGAGTGCGGCCGCCCTGTTCTTCACCAATGGCATTCCCTGGTGGTGGCGCTACGGCATCGACGACGGCGGCTCGCTGCCGCTGCTCGATCCCGAAGGTCTGCTCTGGCGCGAGCTCGGCCCGGAATGCGTGCTCGGCGGCGTGGTCTATTCATCGAATGCGCTGAAGGAACCCGGCGTCGTCACCCATTTCGCCTCCAACAAGTGGATCATCGGCGATCCGACCGGCGACCGCTCGCCGCGCGGCGAAGCCGCCTCCGAACTGTTGGAGGCCGCCGGCCTCAACGCGCCGGTCTCCGAGGACATCCGGCGCGACATGTGGGAGAAATTGTTCCGCAATGTCGGCGGCAATCCGCTGTCGGCGCTGACCCGCATTCCGACGTCGGATTGGGGGACGGCGCCCGGTATCGGCGAGGTCAGCCGCGGCATGATCGCCGAAACGGTGGAGGTCGCCCGCGCGCTCGGCTGGGATCTCGGCGAGGAAACCGACATCGACGCCATCGCCAATCCGGCGCCCGGCCGCACGGGCGGGCGCTCCTCCATGCTGCAGGACGTCGAAGCCGGCCGGCCGATGGAAGTCGAGGCCATTGTCGGCCAGGTGCAGGCCTTCGCCCGCGAGGCCGGCGTCGCGACGCCGACCATCGACGTCATCCTGCCGCTGATGCGCGGGCTCGATGCGGCGATCCGCAGCCGGCGCGATGGGTGA
- the mlr_1 gene encoding 4-methylaminobutanoate oxidase (formaldehyde-forming) has product MPIESARNVTDTDVLIVGGGIMGSCAAYFLKKELGFAGSVRVIERDPTYAQSSTTLSAASIRQQFSTPENIRMSRFGIEVIRSLGQRFGADADIGFHEGGYLILASETGRGVLEANWQTQHAEGADILLLSPDELKQRFPWLSTEELAAGAFGRTGEGWFDAAMLLDLFRKAARAAGAHYQKAEVQRLTRSGDRITGAVLDDGTTVTCSTLVLAAGAWAGRLAATADIDLPVEPRKRTVFVAKCPASFSGMPLIVDPSGVWLRPERDLIIGGWGPGEADPDPAAYGDFEPNHDEFEAHVWPAWATRVPALEELRLIRAWAGHYDFNTLDHNAVLGPHPEVANLQFINGFSGHGLQQAPAAGRAVAEQIVHGGYRTLDLSVFGYDRIVRGEPVLELNVI; this is encoded by the coding sequence ATGCCGATCGAAAGTGCTCGCAACGTGACCGATACGGATGTTCTGATCGTGGGTGGCGGGATCATGGGGTCCTGCGCCGCCTATTTCCTCAAGAAGGAGCTGGGTTTCGCCGGCTCGGTGCGGGTCATCGAGCGTGATCCGACCTATGCGCAGTCCTCGACGACGCTGTCGGCGGCCTCGATCCGCCAGCAGTTCTCGACGCCCGAGAACATCCGGATGAGCCGGTTCGGTATCGAGGTGATCCGTTCGCTCGGCCAACGTTTCGGCGCCGATGCCGATATCGGTTTCCACGAGGGCGGCTATCTGATCCTGGCGAGCGAGACCGGCCGGGGCGTGCTGGAAGCGAACTGGCAGACCCAGCACGCGGAAGGCGCCGACATCCTGCTCCTGTCGCCCGACGAGCTGAAGCAGCGCTTTCCCTGGCTCAGCACCGAGGAGCTTGCCGCCGGCGCCTTCGGCCGCACCGGCGAGGGCTGGTTCGACGCCGCCATGCTGCTCGACCTGTTCCGCAAGGCGGCGCGCGCGGCCGGCGCCCACTACCAGAAGGCGGAGGTGCAGCGCCTCACGCGCAGCGGCGACCGGATCACCGGGGCGGTGCTCGACGACGGCACCACCGTCACCTGCAGCACGCTGGTTCTGGCGGCCGGGGCCTGGGCCGGGCGGCTCGCGGCGACGGCCGATATCGACCTACCGGTCGAGCCGCGCAAGCGCACGGTCTTCGTCGCCAAATGCCCGGCGAGCTTCTCCGGCATGCCGCTGATCGTCGACCCTTCGGGGGTCTGGCTGCGCCCGGAGCGCGACCTGATCATTGGCGGCTGGGGCCCGGGCGAAGCCGATCCCGATCCGGCGGCCTACGGTGATTTCGAGCCGAACCACGACGAGTTCGAGGCTCATGTCTGGCCGGCCTGGGCGACGCGCGTGCCGGCGCTCGAGGAACTGCGGCTGATCCGCGCCTGGGCGGGGCATTACGATTTCAACACGCTCGACCACAATGCCGTGCTCGGGCCGCATCCCGAGGTCGCCAATCTGCAGTTCATCAACGGCTTTTCCGGCCATGGCCTGCAGCAGGCGCCGGCGGCTGGCCGCGCCGTCGCCGAGCAGATCGTGCATGGCGGCTATCGCACGCTCGATCTTTCCGTCTTCGGCTACGATCGTATTGTCCGCGGCGAACCCGTCCTCGAGTTGAACGTTATCTGA
- the mcl2_1 gene encoding (3S)-malyl-CoA thioesterase, with the protein MSNLVATNRPRRSVLYMPGSNARALEKARTLAADVVILDLEDAVAPDAKAVAREQVAAAVTAGGFGHREVVVRINGLDTAWGKADLSAVAATGPDVILIPKVNGPGDLLGAGRARAAAGTPAHVRVWAMMETPLAMLNAGAIAAAAADATTRLSGFVMGTNDLAKETGARIVPGRAPMNAWLMTCLAAARAHGLVIVDGVWNEIADEAGFLKECDEARDMGFDGKTLIHPNQIAGCNAAFSPAEAEVAWARKIIAAFALPENAAKGALQVEGRMVERLHADMAARLVAIAEAIAARETPAA; encoded by the coding sequence ATGTCGAATCTGGTCGCCACCAATCGCCCGCGCCGTTCGGTGCTCTATATGCCCGGCTCCAATGCCCGGGCGCTCGAAAAGGCGCGCACCCTCGCCGCCGACGTCGTGATCCTTGACCTCGAGGACGCCGTTGCGCCCGATGCCAAGGCGGTCGCACGCGAGCAGGTCGCCGCGGCCGTCACCGCCGGCGGTTTCGGCCACCGCGAGGTCGTGGTGCGCATCAACGGCCTGGACACGGCCTGGGGCAAGGCCGACCTTTCCGCCGTGGCGGCGACCGGGCCGGACGTGATCCTCATCCCCAAGGTGAACGGTCCGGGCGACCTTCTCGGCGCCGGCCGGGCCCGCGCCGCCGCCGGCACGCCCGCCCATGTCCGCGTCTGGGCCATGATGGAAACGCCGCTCGCCATGCTCAATGCCGGCGCCATCGCCGCGGCTGCGGCCGATGCCACGACGCGCCTCTCCGGCTTCGTCATGGGCACCAACGATCTCGCCAAGGAAACCGGCGCGCGCATCGTGCCCGGCCGGGCGCCGATGAACGCCTGGCTGATGACCTGCCTCGCCGCGGCCCGAGCCCATGGTCTCGTCATTGTCGACGGCGTCTGGAACGAGATCGCCGACGAGGCCGGCTTCCTGAAGGAATGCGACGAGGCCCGCGACATGGGCTTCGACGGCAAGACGCTGATCCACCCGAACCAGATCGCCGGCTGCAATGCCGCCTTTTCGCCGGCCGAGGCCGAAGTCGCCTGGGCGCGCAAGATCATCGCGGCCTTTGCCCTGCCGGAAAATGCCGCCAAGGGCGCTCTGCAGGTCGAAGGCCGCATGGTCGAGCGCCTCCACGCCGACATGGCGGCGCGGCTGGTCGCCATCGCCGAGGCCATCGCCGCGAGGGAGACGCCGGCCGCCTGA
- the aas gene encoding Bifunctional protein Aas → MFSSLMLQRRFAPLFWAQFFSAFNDNFLKNALVFIILYKLAGSHGEALVTLAGGIFIAPFFLLSGLGGQLADRHDKALIARRLKLAEIGASGVAVLGFSLHSVPVLFVALALFGIIAALFGPIKYGILPDHLERAELPAANALIESATFIAILLGTIAGGMTAREGGDAASLGGLVMAFALLCWGATLFIPKTQAAAPDLKVDRNIVRSTRDLLADLWTDERLWRTGVMVSLFWLIGAIVMSLLPSLVKNGMGGTELVVSTYLAVFTVAVAIGSGIGSFLSSGRIVLLPVPIACAVMGLFALDLAWTTWGVAAHQPAVGIAEFFAQGTARRVGLDLAGLAIAGGVFIVPSFAAAQAWAPADRRARIVAAINVLSAAFMVAGAVVVALLQAMGLTLAQLFLVIGLATLAAAAWIFMVLPTNPLLDAVSIVLRAFYRLEVTGQDNIAKAGPNAIIALNHVSFLDAAVALSILDKEPVFAIDHTIAQRWWVKPFLRLTRAMPLDPTRPLATRTLINAVKSGDSLVIFPEGRLTVTGSLMKVYDGAAMIADKSGAKVVPVRIEGLEATAFSRLGRDQVRRRWFPKVRVHVLEPVELAVDARLRGRQRRQAAGTALYTIMSDLIFRTTDIDRSVFDAVVEAARREGKGRLAVEDPMAGALSYRRLLIGADIVGRKLMTLARPGEAVGVMLPNANGAAVSLLGLMSAARVPAMINFTAGAINIAAACKAADIKTVVTSRAFVEKGRMGGLIEALAGDVAIVYLEDVRATVSTSDKLKAFWRHDKPIVPTGGGDRAAILFTSGSEGTPKGVVLSHANMLANAAQAAARIDFGRRDKVFNVLPVFHSFGLTAGLVLPLVSGVPVYLYPSPLHYRLVPELVYGCNATILFGTDTFLAGYARAAHPYDFRALRYILAGAEPVKESTRRTYMEKFGLRILEGYGVTETAPVLALNTPMFNRFGTVGRIMPGMEARLEPMPGVEDGGRLLVRGPNVMLGYLRTERPGVLEPPPDGWHDTGDIVSIDGQGFVTIKGRAKRFAKIGGEMISLAAVETLAAELWPDAPSAVASLPDPRKGERLVLLTEQEGANRPDFQVFARGKGASELMVPAEVVVVPAVPMLGSGKLDFSAVTRLARERTETKAA, encoded by the coding sequence ATGTTCAGCTCATTGATGTTGCAGCGGCGCTTCGCCCCCCTGTTCTGGGCTCAGTTCTTTTCGGCCTTCAACGACAATTTCCTGAAGAACGCGCTCGTCTTCATCATCCTCTACAAGCTGGCGGGATCGCATGGCGAAGCGCTGGTGACGCTGGCCGGCGGCATTTTCATTGCCCCCTTCTTCCTTTTGTCCGGCCTCGGCGGGCAGCTCGCCGACCGCCATGACAAGGCACTCATCGCGCGCCGCCTGAAGCTCGCCGAGATCGGCGCCTCCGGCGTCGCCGTGCTCGGCTTCAGCTTGCACTCCGTGCCGGTCCTGTTCGTCGCCCTGGCGCTGTTCGGCATCATCGCCGCGCTGTTCGGACCGATCAAATACGGTATCCTGCCCGATCATCTCGAGCGGGCCGAACTGCCCGCCGCCAATGCGCTGATCGAAAGCGCCACCTTCATCGCCATCCTGCTGGGCACCATTGCCGGCGGCATGACCGCGCGCGAAGGCGGCGACGCGGCTTCGCTCGGCGGCCTCGTCATGGCCTTCGCGCTGCTCTGCTGGGGCGCGACGCTGTTCATCCCGAAGACGCAGGCTGCGGCGCCGGACCTCAAGGTCGACCGCAACATTGTCCGCTCGACGCGCGACCTCCTCGCCGACCTCTGGACCGATGAGAGGCTCTGGCGCACCGGCGTGATGGTCAGCCTGTTCTGGCTGATCGGCGCCATCGTCATGTCGCTGCTGCCCTCGCTCGTGAAGAACGGCATGGGCGGCACCGAGCTCGTCGTCAGCACCTATCTCGCCGTCTTCACCGTCGCGGTCGCGATCGGTTCCGGCATCGGCTCGTTCCTGTCGAGCGGCCGGATCGTGCTGCTGCCGGTGCCGATCGCCTGCGCCGTCATGGGCCTCTTCGCGCTCGACCTCGCCTGGACGACCTGGGGCGTTGCCGCCCACCAGCCGGCGGTCGGCATCGCCGAATTCTTCGCTCAGGGCACCGCGCGCCGGGTCGGGCTGGACCTCGCCGGCCTCGCCATTGCCGGCGGCGTGTTCATCGTGCCCTCCTTTGCCGCGGCCCAGGCCTGGGCGCCCGCCGACAGGCGCGCCCGCATCGTCGCCGCCATCAATGTCCTCTCGGCCGCCTTCATGGTAGCCGGCGCCGTCGTCGTCGCGCTGCTGCAGGCCATGGGGCTCACCCTCGCGCAGCTCTTCCTGGTCATCGGCCTGGCGACGCTCGCCGCGGCCGCCTGGATCTTCATGGTCCTGCCGACCAATCCGCTGCTCGACGCCGTCTCGATCGTGCTGCGCGCCTTCTACCGGCTCGAGGTCACCGGCCAGGACAATATTGCCAAGGCTGGCCCCAACGCGATCATCGCGCTCAACCATGTCAGCTTTCTCGACGCGGCGGTGGCCCTGTCGATCCTCGACAAGGAGCCGGTCTTCGCGATCGACCACACCATCGCCCAGCGCTGGTGGGTCAAGCCGTTCCTGCGTCTGACCCGCGCCATGCCGCTCGACCCGACCCGGCCACTGGCGACCCGGACGCTGATCAACGCGGTCAAGAGCGGCGACAGCCTCGTCATCTTCCCGGAAGGGCGCCTGACCGTCACCGGCAGCCTGATGAAGGTCTATGACGGCGCCGCCATGATCGCCGACAAGTCGGGCGCCAAGGTCGTGCCGGTCCGCATCGAAGGCCTGGAGGCGACCGCCTTCTCGCGCCTCGGCCGCGACCAGGTGCGACGCCGCTGGTTCCCGAAGGTGCGCGTCCATGTGCTCGAACCCGTCGAGCTCGCCGTCGACGCGCGCCTGCGCGGGCGGCAGCGCCGCCAGGCTGCGGGCACGGCCCTCTACACCATCATGTCGGACCTGATCTTCCGCACCACGGATATCGACCGCAGCGTCTTCGACGCGGTGGTCGAGGCCGCGAGGCGCGAAGGCAAGGGCCGCCTCGCGGTCGAGGACCCGATGGCCGGCGCCCTTTCCTACCGCCGCCTGCTGATCGGAGCCGACATCGTCGGCCGCAAGCTCATGACGCTCGCCCGCCCGGGCGAAGCCGTCGGCGTGATGCTGCCCAATGCCAATGGCGCGGCCGTGTCGTTGCTCGGCCTGATGTCGGCGGCACGGGTGCCCGCCATGATCAATTTCACCGCCGGCGCGATCAATATCGCCGCGGCCTGCAAGGCGGCCGACATCAAGACCGTCGTCACCTCGCGGGCCTTCGTGGAAAAGGGCCGGATGGGCGGCCTGATCGAGGCGCTCGCCGGCGATGTCGCGATCGTTTATCTCGAGGACGTCAGGGCGACCGTCTCCACGTCCGACAAGCTGAAGGCCTTCTGGCGGCACGACAAGCCGATCGTCCCGACCGGGGGCGGGGACCGCGCGGCGATCCTGTTCACGTCGGGGTCGGAGGGCACGCCCAAGGGCGTCGTCCTCTCCCACGCCAACATGCTGGCGAATGCCGCCCAGGCCGCCGCCCGCATCGATTTCGGCAGGCGCGACAAGGTGTTCAACGTCCTGCCGGTGTTTCATTCCTTCGGCCTGACCGCCGGCCTGGTTCTGCCGCTGGTCTCGGGCGTGCCGGTCTATCTCTACCCCTCGCCGCTGCACTACCGGCTGGTGCCGGAGCTCGTCTATGGCTGCAACGCCACCATCCTGTTCGGCACGGACACCTTCCTGGCGGGCTATGCCCGGGCCGCGCACCCTTACGATTTCCGGGCCCTGCGCTACATCCTCGCTGGCGCCGAGCCGGTCAAGGAATCGACGCGCCGCACCTATATGGAGAAGTTCGGGCTGCGCATCCTCGAAGGCTACGGTGTCACCGAAACGGCGCCCGTCCTGGCGCTGAACACGCCCATGTTCAACCGCTTCGGCACGGTCGGGCGCATCATGCCGGGCATGGAGGCGCGTCTTGAGCCCATGCCGGGCGTCGAGGATGGCGGCCGCCTGCTTGTCCGCGGACCGAACGTCATGCTCGGCTATCTCAGGACCGAAAGGCCCGGCGTGCTCGAACCGCCGCCGGACGGCTGGCACGATACAGGCGACATCGTCAGCATCGACGGGCAAGGCTTCGTCACGATCAAGGGCCGCGCCAAGCGGTTCGCCAAGATCGGCGGCGAAATGATCTCGCTCGCCGCGGTCGAGACGCTCGCCGCCGAGCTCTGGCCGGACGCCCCGTCGGCCGTCGCCAGCCTGCCGGATCCGCGCAAGGGCGAGCGGCTCGTGCTCCTGACCGAGCAGGAGGGCGCGAACCGGCCGGATTTCCAGGTCTTTGCGCGCGGCAAGGGCGCATCCGAGCTGATGGTCCCGGCGGAGGTCGTCGTGGTGCCGGCCGTGCCGATGCTCGGCTCGGGCAAGCTCGACTTCTCCGCCGTCACCCGCCTCGCCCGTGAACGGACGGAGACGAAGGCGGCCTGA